GCGGCACGGCATGGCGCTGTGCCCCGAAGACCGCAAGACCGACGGCATCGTGGCCGAGCTGTCGCTGCGCGAGAACATCGTGCTGGCGCTGCAGGCGCGGCGCGGCCTGTGGCGCTTCATCCCCATGGAGGCACAGGCCGAGATGGCCGAGCGCTTCGTCAAGGCGCTGGGCATCAAGACGGCCGACATAGACACGCCCATCGGACAGCTTTCGGGCGGCAACCAGCAGAAGGCCCTGCTCGCGCGCTGGCTGGCGACGAATCCCGAACTGCTGATCCTCGACGAGCCCACGCGCGGCATCGACGTTGCGGCCAAGCAGGAGATCATGGACGAGATCCTGCGCCTGGCGGGCGACGGCATGGCGGTGCTGTTCATCTCATCCGAGATCGACGAGGTGGTTCGGGTGTCCAACCGCATCGCGGTGCTGCGCGACCGCCGCAAGATCGGCGAGCTGCCGCGCTGCAGCGACGAGCAGGACGTGTACCACCTGATCGCGGCGCAGACATGACGACCCGGCGCGCAACTCCGCTGCTCGGCGCCGTGTGGCGCCATCACCTGCTGTGGCCGCTGGTCACGCTCGCGCTGCTGCTGGCCGTCAATGCGGCGTTCAACGCGAACTTCCTGCGCCTCGAATGGCGCGAAGGGCATCTCTACGGCAGCCTGATCGACATCCTCAAGGGCGCCTCGCCGCTGATCCTCGTGTCGCTGGGCATGACGCTGGTCATCGCCACGCGCGGCATCGACATCTCGGTGGGCGCGGTGGTCGCGATCTCGGCCGCGGTGGCCGCCTGGATGATCGGCGGCTCGCTGGTCGTCCACGACGGCGTCGCGACGCACGTCAGCCGATTTCCCATGGGGCTGGCGATCGCCGGCGCGCTGGCCGTGGCGCTCGCCTGCGGCGTGTGGAACGGGCTGCTGGTGTCGGTGGTCGGCATGCAGCCGATCATCGCGACGCTGATCCTCATGGTGGCCGGCCGCGGCGTCGCCCAGCTCATCACCGGCGGGCAGATCATCACGGTGTACTACGCGCCGTACTTCTTCATCGGCAACGGCTACTTCCTGGGCCTGCCCTTCGCGCTGTTCATCGCCGCGGCTGTCTTCGTCGCGCTGCTGTGGCTGTGCAAGCGCAGCGCGCTCGGGCTGTTCATCCAGGCCGTGGGCATCAACCCGTCGGCGGCCCACGTCGCCGGCGCGCCGGCGCGGCGCATCATCTTCGCGGTGTATGCCTTCTGCGGCCTGTGCGCCGGCGTGGCGGGGCTGGTGCTGAGCTCGAATGTGAAGAGCGCCGACGGCAACAACGCCGGCATGCTGATGGAGCTCGACGCGATCCTGGCGGTGACGCTGGGCGGCACGGCGCTCACCGGCGGCCGCTTCAGCCTGGCCGGCAGCGTGGTCGGCGCGCTGATCATCCAGACGCTCACCTATGCCATCTATTCGCTGGGCGTGCCCCCCGAGGTGAACCTCAGCGTGAAGGCGGTGGTGGTGTTCGTCGTGATGCTGCTGCAGTCCGCCGAGTTCCGCCGCGCCGTGGCGAGCTGGGCGCGCCGGCCGGTGCCTCGTGGAGCGCCGACATGAGTGCCCACCTGAGCGTCAATGCGAACCTCGCCACGTCGCCGCTGCCCGCGCGCCAGCGGCGCATCGATCCGAAGTTCCTGCCGCTGGCCGTGACCGTGGGGCTGTTCGTGGCGATGGCCGCCTTCGGCTCGTTCTTCTACAGCGGCTTCTTCTCGCTGCAGGTGTTCCTCAACCTGCTGATCGACAACGCGTTCCTGTGCATCGTCGCCGTCGGCATGACCTTCGTGATCCTGTCCGGCGGCATCGACCTGTCGGTGGGATCGGTGATCGCGCTGACCACCATGGTGTCGGCGTGGCTGGTGGAGAAGCACCAATGGAGCCCGCTCGCCGTCATCCCGCTGGTGCTGGGGATGGGCACGCTGTTCGGCGCCGCCATGGGCCTGCTGATCCAGCGCTTCCGGCTGCAGCCCTTCATCGTCACGCTGGCCGGCATGTTCCTCGCGCGCGGCCTCTGCTATGTGATCAGCATCGATTCGATCAGCATCGGCCATCCGTTCTACAGCGAGGTGTCGCAAGCGCGGATCGCGCTGTGGGGTGACGCGTCGCTGTCGATCGGCGCCCTGATCGCGCTGGCGCTGGTGGCGATGGCCGTATTCGTCGCCCACTTCACGCAATTCGGCCGCACCGTGTACGCGATCGGCGGCAACGAGCATTCGGCGGTGCTGATGGGGCTGCCCGTGCGCTCGACGCTCGTCGGCGTGTACACGCTGAGCGGCTTCTGCTCGGCGCTCGCCGGCGTGGTGTTCACCTTCTACATGCTGTCCGGGTACGGCTTGCACGCCGTCGGCCTCGAGCTGGACGCGATCGCCGCGGTGGTGATCGGCGGCACGCTGCTGTCCGGGGGCGTGGGGTACGTGCTGGGCACGCTGTTCGGCGTGCTGATGCTCGGCATCATCCAGACGCTGATCATGTTCGACGGCAGCCTGAGCTCCTGGTGGACGCGCATCGTGATCGGCGCGCTCCTCTTCGCCTTCTGCCTGTTGCAGCGAGTCTTCGAGGCGGGCCGGCCGCGCAGGGCATGACCCTTCGCGACGACAGCGGCTGAGGGCCGCCTCCTTTCTCTCTCTCTCAATAAAACACGCGGGATGCCCCGCGCTGGGCCTTGCTTTGCCCGGCGTATTCAAACACCGATGCATCGGAGACATCCATGAGCACCACGCAACACCGAGTCGTTTTTCCTCGCTTGACCTTGGCCGCCAGCCTGGCGGCAGCACTGTGCGCCGCGCCTTCGGCCCACGCCGTCGACTGGGGCGGCTACCTGCGCGCGGGCCCGGGCGCGACGAAGAAGGATGCCGCGCGCGCCTGCTACGGGCTGAGCGGGCCGGGGCTGAAGTACCGGCTGGGCAACGAGTGCGACATCTACGGCGAGTTCATCCTCAGCCAGGGCTTCCAGAAGGACGGCGTGGACTACAAGGCCTCGCTGATGACGAACCTGCACAACCCGGGCACCGACACGGGCGACTCCAAGGTGGGCATCAACCAGATGTTCGTCGAAGGCAAGGGCTTCGACATCGCCCCGGACAGCACCTTCTGGATCGGCAAGCGCTTCTACGGGCGCGCCGACGTGCACATCGTGGACACCTTCTACGTGAACATGTCCGGCGTGGGCGCGGGCGTGGACGGCATTGCGGTGGGGCCGGGCAAGCTCAACCTGGCGTACTTCCGCACCGACGGGGACGCGACGCATCCGGGCTCGCGGCTGAATGCGGACCTGAAGGACATCGCGGTGAACCCGGGGGGCAAGCTGCGCGTGACGGGCACGCTCACGCACGGGGACTTCACCGGCGGCAAGAGCGGGGCGGGCCTGAGCCTGCAGCACGAGCAGGACAACGTGCTGGGGCTGGGTGGGGCCAACACGCTGTGGCTGCAGGTGGCCAGCGGCTCGGCGGGGCTGGACGCGAACTTCGGCAGCGACCTGGGCGCAGCGTCGGGCACGCGCGCGTTTCGCATCGTCGAGAGCCTGACCTGGCAGGTCGGCGCGCTGGGCGGGCAGGCGCAGGCGCTGTGGCAGACCGACAAGGACGGCGCCACGGGGCTGAAGACCGACTCGTCCACGGTGGGCGGGCGCATGTCGTACGCGATGAGCAAGCACCTGAAGCTGCTGCTCGAGGCGGGCTACTCGCAGAAGAAGCCCGACAACGGCGCGACGCAGAAGCTGGCCAAGCTGACCTTCGGCCCGGCGCTGTCGACGGGGCCGGGATTCTGGAACCGGCCCGAGCTGCGCCTGTACGTGACCACGGCCAAGTGGAACGACGCGGCCAATGCCGCGGCCGGTCCCGGCGGCGTGACCGGCATCGGCGACGGCAAGACCCGCGGCACCAGCTACGGCGCGCAGGTCGAGATGTGGTTCTGAATCGATAAGACGCCTATCCCGCGGTCCAGCGCCGACCCGTCGATCGAAGAGAGCGATCGACGGGACCCAGCGGCCTGAGGCCCTTCGAGTCCGTGCCTGGCGCGGACTTTTTTTTGCCCCGGAGCAGGAGCGTCGATTGCTGACCGCTCATCGTGCGCGGCATTCCTGCCGCGATGGACACGAGGCGAGCATGACGAAATCGGACAACCCGGGCCGGGGCAAGGCGGCGGCCAAGAGCGGCAAGAAGGCGACGGCGGCCAAGGCGGCGTCGCGCTCGACGGTGGGCGGGCCTTCGCACCCCACGCGCGCGGCAGAGGGCGACCTGCCGGCGGACAAGGCGGCGGCGACGCAGGCGCTGGCGGCCGCCATCCCGTTCAACGAGAACAAGCCGCTGGAGTTCGGGCGCGACAACGCGATCGCGCCGCCACGAGGACAGACCGCCGAGCCGGAGTCGCCGCTGGTCGGCGCCAGCACGCTCACCGAAGTGAACCCGTCGCCCAAGCTCGGCGCGGGCGAGCCGCCCCAGGGCGTAAACGCGACCACGCAGTCGCTGGACCGGGTGCGAACCGATGCGACCGGCCAGGTGCTCACCACCAACCAGGGCGTGGCGGTGGGCGACAACCAGAACTCGCTCAAGGCGGGACTGCGCGGACCGACGCTGCTCGAGGACTTCATCCTGCGCGAGAAGGTCACGCACTTCGACCACGAGCGCATCCCCGAGCGTGTGGTTCATGCGCGCGGGTCCGCAGCGCACGGCTACTTCGAATGCACGAAGGCGCTTCCCGATCTGACGCGGGCCGCCCCGTTCCAGTCGGTCGGCAAGAAGACGCCGGTGTTCGTACGTTTTTCCACGGTCGCCGGCGAGCGCGGGTCGATCGACACCGCGCGCGACGTGCGCGGCTTCGCGGTCAAGTTCTACACCGACGAAGGCAATTGGGATCTGGTGGGCAACAACATCCCGGTGTTCTTCATCCAGGATGCGTTGAAGTTTCCGGACCTGGTGCATGCGCTGAAGCCGGAACCTCATCACGCGATGCCGCAGGCCGCGTCGGCACACGACACGTTTTGGGACTTCGTCTCGCTGATGCCGGAGTCGACCCACATGCTGATGTGGGTCATGTCCGATCGCGCCATCCCGCGCAGCTACCGCATGATGCAGGGCTTCGGGGTGCACAGCTTTCGCCTGGTGAACGAGCGCGGCGAGTCGGTGTTCGTCAAGTTCCACTGGAGGCCGCTGCTGGGCACGCACTCGCTGGTGTGGGACGAGGCGGTGAAGATCGCCGGCGCCGATCCCGATTACCACCGTCGCGACCTGTGGGAGGCGATCGAGGCTGGCGAATACCCCGAATGGGAGCTCGGCCTGCAGGTCTTCACGGAGGAGCAGGCCGAGCGCTTCAGCTTCGACGTGCTCGACAGCACCAAGATCATTCCGGAGGAGCTCGTGCCGCTGACGCCGGTGGGCCGGCTGGTGCTCGATCGCAATCCGGACAACTTCTTCGCCGAGACGGAGCAGGTGGCCTTCTGCACTGCGCACGTGGTGCCGGGCATCGACTTCAGCAACGATCCCCTGCTCGCCGGCCGCATCCACTCGTACGTGGACACGCAGATCACGCGGCTGGGCGGGCCCAACTTCCACGAGATCCCGATCAACTCGCCGGTGGCCGCCGTGCACAACAACCAGCGCGACGGGCTGCACCGCCAGGCCATTCATCGCGGCCGCGTGGCCTACGAGCCCAATTCGCTGGCCGGCGGCTGCCCGTTCCAGGCCGGCGCGCGGGGCTTCGTCTCCTACCCGGAGCCGGTGCAGCAGGACAAGCTGCGAGGCAAGCCGGAGAAGTTCGCCGACCACTACACCCAGGCGCGGCTGTTCTACGAGAGCCAGACGCCCGTCGAGCAAGCGCACATTGCCGCGGCCTTCCGCTTCGAGCTGAGCAAGGTGACCGTGGCCGCCATCCGCGAGCGCATGCTGGCATCGCTGGCCAATGCATCCGAAGCGCTGGCCGCCAAGGTGGCCGAAGGGCTCGGCATGGAGGTGCCGGCGCCGCTGCCACGGGTGCTCGCGAAGCCGGCGAACCCCGAAGTCGCGAAGTCACCCGCGCTGTCGCTGATGGCGCGGCCGGGCGAGGGCGGGATCCGCACGCGCAAGGTCGCGATCCTGGTCGCCGAGGGCGTCGAAGGCGAGTCGGTGGCGACGCTGCAGGCGGCATTGGTCGAACAAGGCGCCGTCGCGCGGCTGGTCGGCATCCGCGTCGGGCGTGTCGTCACGGCATCGGGCGAGGTGATCGAAGCCGACGCGTCGATGGAGAACGCGCCGTCGGTGCTGTTCGACGCGCTCGTGCTGCCCGACGGCGACGATGCGATCCGGCGGCTCGCGGCCGACGGCCACAGCATGGAGTACATCAAGGACCAGTACCGGCATTGCAAGACCATCCTCTCGCTCGGCGCGTCGCGCGCGCTGCTCGACAAGGCGGGCATCGCGGTGGCCGAAGAAGAGGATCCGGGCGTGCGCTGGATGGAAGCCGGCGAGGCCGCCGATGCCGCGTCGTGGCTCGTGTCGGCGATGGCCGCCCACCGGCACTTCGATCGGGAGAGCGATCCGCCTCGGATCTGAGAAGCGGCCTTGACATCGAGTGCACGCGATCGCTTCCAATACGCGGATGGACACCGAATCGAACAAGCGCCTTGCCATCGAGCTCCTCGCCCGCTTTTCCGCCAGCGACATCGCCGGGGTGCTCGATTGCATGACCGACGACGCGACCTGGCTGATCCCAGGCAAGCCGGAAGCCTCCCCGGCGGCCGGCCTGTACGACAAGCGGCGGATCGGCGATCTCTTCCACATCATGCTCGGCCGCCTGAAGAACGGTCTGGCATTGACCGTCGATGGCGTCGTCGCCGAGGGCCACAAGGTGGCGGTCGAGGCGCGCTCGCAGGGCGAGCTCACCAACGGCAACGTTTACCGGCAGCACTATCACATCCTCATGGAGTTCCGCGACGGCAAGGTCTGCGCGGTCAGGGAGTATCTGGACACGCAGCATGCCCATGCGGTGTGGTTCGGGCCGGGGCCGGGGTAGGACACCCGCCATGAGCAGGAGAGGGCTGTTGCTGCTGTCGCTTGCCGCGATGTTCGACATCGGCTTCGCGCAGCCGGTGGCCGAGCCGCCGCGGCGGCCGCGACTGGTGGTGCTCGACTTCGAGCAGGCGGGCGACCTGGGCGACGACTCCATGACGGCTGCCCGTCGGCAGCGCATGGAGCGCGTCACCGCGGAGCTCAAGCGCCGGCTGGCCGAGACCGGCCTGTACGAGGTGGTGGACGATGAACGGGCGCGGGCCCTAATCGACCGTGCGAAGGCGGGCCAGTACCTCCACCGCTGCAACGGCTGTGAGCTGGACATCGCCCGCGCGCTGGGCGCCGACGCGGTGCTCGTGCCCTGGGTGTTCCGCGTGAGCCAGCTCATTCTGACCATGCACGTGGAGATCAAGGACGCCGCGACAGGTGGCTTGCTGATGAAGCGTGCGCTCGACTTCCGCAACGACGTGGATGCGTCGTGGCTGCGCGAGGTGGCCTACTTGATGCGCGACATGAAGGACGGCAAGCTGTGGAACGGGGAGTCCCTCGCGCCGGCCACCGGCAGGTGAGGGCGCTAGCGGCGCGTGTTCAAGGCCACCGCGGCGCGAACCAGTGCCTTGAAAGCGTTCTCGTCCAGCGTGTCCCCTTCGTGGAAGTCAATGGCGCGCCTGACATTGCCTTCGAGACTGGAGTTGAACAGGCCCGAAGGATCCGGCAGCGAGGCCCCCTTGGCGAACGTCGTCTTCACGGCTTTCTTGTAGGTCTCGCCGGTGCAGATCAGCCCATCGTGCGACCAGACCGGATTGCTCCACTTCCACTCCTCGGTCACCTCGGGGTCTGCCTCCTTGATGAGGGTGCGCAGGCGTGCAAGCACGGCGCCCCTCCAGTCGCCCAGCTGGTGGATCCTCGCGTCGATCAGCTCGGATGCGGACCCGGTCGCCTTTGCATCGTTCTTCTTCATGCGAGAGTCCTCAGCGGCGCGCCTGGATCATCTTCCACCCGTTGCCCGACGGGTCTCGGAAGCCGGCATCCACCGTGCCGTAGCGGTCCACGGGATCCTGCGTGAACTCGACGCCCCGGGCGCGCATGCGATCCCAGGCCGCCCGGCAGTCGTCGACGACCAGCACCAGCGGCGGCATCGCGCCTTTGGCGACGAGCGCGCGCAGCTCCTGCGCCGTCTGCGCGTCGACCACCGGCGGGCCCGGTGTGAACAGGCCGAGCTGGAACGACGGCTGCTCCGGATGCTGCACCGTGAGCCAGCGATAGTCGCCGTTGCGCACCTCCGTGTGAACGCGAAACCCGAGCTTGTCGACATAGAACGCTAGCGCTTCGTCCTGATCTCGCACGTACAGACCGACCACTTCGACACCCTGGCTCATGGGACCTCCTTTTCGTCGGACCCGTTTATAACGTCCGCTCCTCGTCGCCGCTTCTCCGAAACTGCGATTTCGAGGCCGGGCCTCTGCGCCGCGCTGAGGATGCAGGCGGGCACGCGGCCCAGCTCTTGGACCGTGCCCCTGAGCCGCGTCCGGGTCGTCCCCGGGCTCTCGCCGGTGATGTCGCGGAAGGTGCGTCCGAAGGTGCCCAGGCTCCCCCAGCCCGTGTGGAACGCGATCTCGGTGATGGAAAGATCGGTCTCGCGCAGCAGGGCCATGGCCCGCTCGATGCGCCGCGTGAGCAGATACCGGTGCGGCGGCACGCCGAACGCCTGCTTGAACGATCGCGCGAAGTGGGCCTCGGACACGCCGCTCACGCGTGCCAGCCGTCCGACAGGCCAGGCCTCGTGCGAGGCGGCATCCATCCGGTCCTTGGCCCGCAGCAGGCGGCGCAGCAGCTCGGGGTCCTGCGGTGCGCGACCCGGGATGCTCGTTCCTTTGGCCGTGGGCATGACCTAGGCGCCCACGACGACGGCATCCCCGAGGCGGTACCTGGCGATCACCTCCATGTCCGGCTCGATTCCCAGCCCGGGCCCGTCCGGCACCGACAGCCGCCCCTCGCGAGCGCGCACCGCATCGTGGTAGGGGCTTGCCTCCAGGGCGCCGAAGAAGAGCTCGAACGGCGCCGCAGGGGCA
The Piscinibacter sp. XHJ-5 DNA segment above includes these coding regions:
- a CDS encoding ABC transporter permease, which translates into the protein MTTRRATPLLGAVWRHHLLWPLVTLALLLAVNAAFNANFLRLEWREGHLYGSLIDILKGASPLILVSLGMTLVIATRGIDISVGAVVAISAAVAAWMIGGSLVVHDGVATHVSRFPMGLAIAGALAVALACGVWNGLLVSVVGMQPIIATLILMVAGRGVAQLITGGQIITVYYAPYFFIGNGYFLGLPFALFIAAAVFVALLWLCKRSALGLFIQAVGINPSAAHVAGAPARRIIFAVYAFCGLCAGVAGLVLSSNVKSADGNNAGMLMELDAILAVTLGGTALTGGRFSLAGSVVGALIIQTLTYAIYSLGVPPEVNLSVKAVVVFVVMLLQSAEFRRAVASWARRPVPRGAPT
- the yjfF gene encoding galactofuranose ABC transporter, permease protein YjfF, producing the protein MSAHLSVNANLATSPLPARQRRIDPKFLPLAVTVGLFVAMAAFGSFFYSGFFSLQVFLNLLIDNAFLCIVAVGMTFVILSGGIDLSVGSVIALTTMVSAWLVEKHQWSPLAVIPLVLGMGTLFGAAMGLLIQRFRLQPFIVTLAGMFLARGLCYVISIDSISIGHPFYSEVSQARIALWGDASLSIGALIALALVAMAVFVAHFTQFGRTVYAIGGNEHSAVLMGLPVRSTLVGVYTLSGFCSALAGVVFTFYMLSGYGLHAVGLELDAIAAVVIGGTLLSGGVGYVLGTLFGVLMLGIIQTLIMFDGSLSSWWTRIVIGALLFAFCLLQRVFEAGRPRRA
- a CDS encoding carbohydrate porin — its product is MSTTQHRVVFPRLTLAASLAAALCAAPSAHAVDWGGYLRAGPGATKKDAARACYGLSGPGLKYRLGNECDIYGEFILSQGFQKDGVDYKASLMTNLHNPGTDTGDSKVGINQMFVEGKGFDIAPDSTFWIGKRFYGRADVHIVDTFYVNMSGVGAGVDGIAVGPGKLNLAYFRTDGDATHPGSRLNADLKDIAVNPGGKLRVTGTLTHGDFTGGKSGAGLSLQHEQDNVLGLGGANTLWLQVASGSAGLDANFGSDLGAASGTRAFRIVESLTWQVGALGGQAQALWQTDKDGATGLKTDSSTVGGRMSYAMSKHLKLLLEAGYSQKKPDNGATQKLAKLTFGPALSTGPGFWNRPELRLYVTTAKWNDAANAAAGPGGVTGIGDGKTRGTSYGAQVEMWF
- a CDS encoding catalase, with translation MTKSDNPGRGKAAAKSGKKATAAKAASRSTVGGPSHPTRAAEGDLPADKAAATQALAAAIPFNENKPLEFGRDNAIAPPRGQTAEPESPLVGASTLTEVNPSPKLGAGEPPQGVNATTQSLDRVRTDATGQVLTTNQGVAVGDNQNSLKAGLRGPTLLEDFILREKVTHFDHERIPERVVHARGSAAHGYFECTKALPDLTRAAPFQSVGKKTPVFVRFSTVAGERGSIDTARDVRGFAVKFYTDEGNWDLVGNNIPVFFIQDALKFPDLVHALKPEPHHAMPQAASAHDTFWDFVSLMPESTHMLMWVMSDRAIPRSYRMMQGFGVHSFRLVNERGESVFVKFHWRPLLGTHSLVWDEAVKIAGADPDYHRRDLWEAIEAGEYPEWELGLQVFTEEQAERFSFDVLDSTKIIPEELVPLTPVGRLVLDRNPDNFFAETEQVAFCTAHVVPGIDFSNDPLLAGRIHSYVDTQITRLGGPNFHEIPINSPVAAVHNNQRDGLHRQAIHRGRVAYEPNSLAGGCPFQAGARGFVSYPEPVQQDKLRGKPEKFADHYTQARLFYESQTPVEQAHIAAAFRFELSKVTVAAIRERMLASLANASEALAAKVAEGLGMEVPAPLPRVLAKPANPEVAKSPALSLMARPGEGGIRTRKVAILVAEGVEGESVATLQAALVEQGAVARLVGIRVGRVVTASGEVIEADASMENAPSVLFDALVLPDGDDAIRRLAADGHSMEYIKDQYRHCKTILSLGASRALLDKAGIAVAEEEDPGVRWMEAGEAADAASWLVSAMAAHRHFDRESDPPRI
- a CDS encoding nuclear transport factor 2 family protein; translation: MDTESNKRLAIELLARFSASDIAGVLDCMTDDATWLIPGKPEASPAAGLYDKRRIGDLFHIMLGRLKNGLALTVDGVVAEGHKVAVEARSQGELTNGNVYRQHYHILMEFRDGKVCAVREYLDTQHAHAVWFGPGPG
- a CDS encoding DUF3280 domain-containing protein translates to MSRRGLLLLSLAAMFDIGFAQPVAEPPRRPRLVVLDFEQAGDLGDDSMTAARRQRMERVTAELKRRLAETGLYEVVDDERARALIDRAKAGQYLHRCNGCELDIARALGADAVLVPWVFRVSQLILTMHVEIKDAATGGLLMKRALDFRNDVDASWLREVAYLMRDMKDGKLWNGESLAPATGR
- a CDS encoding DUF1801 domain-containing protein, whose product is MKKNDAKATGSASELIDARIHQLGDWRGAVLARLRTLIKEADPEVTEEWKWSNPVWSHDGLICTGETYKKAVKTTFAKGASLPDPSGLFNSSLEGNVRRAIDFHEGDTLDENAFKALVRAAVALNTRR
- a CDS encoding VOC family protein gives rise to the protein MSQGVEVVGLYVRDQDEALAFYVDKLGFRVHTEVRNGDYRWLTVQHPEQPSFQLGLFTPGPPVVDAQTAQELRALVAKGAMPPLVLVVDDCRAAWDRMRARGVEFTQDPVDRYGTVDAGFRDPSGNGWKMIQARR
- a CDS encoding AraC family transcriptional regulator: MPTAKGTSIPGRAPQDPELLRRLLRAKDRMDAASHEAWPVGRLARVSGVSEAHFARSFKQAFGVPPHRYLLTRRIERAMALLRETDLSITEIAFHTGWGSLGTFGRTFRDITGESPGTTRTRLRGTVQELGRVPACILSAAQRPGLEIAVSEKRRRGADVINGSDEKEVP